The following proteins are encoded in a genomic region of Odontesthes bonariensis isolate fOdoBon6 chromosome 19, fOdoBon6.hap1, whole genome shotgun sequence:
- the tkfc gene encoding triokinase/FMN cyclase, producing MQAQKKLINSVDGCVDEALCGLVRASGGLSLLKGHRVVLRSDLDNLKGKVALLSGGGSGHEPAHGGYIGPGMLSAAVAGGVFASPPPTSILAAVLSLHNAGASGVLLIVKNYTGDRLNFGLAAEQARNQGIAVDMVIVAEDCAFDQPSKAGRRGLCGTIFIHKLAGALAEEGCSLVQIVSKVTEVLKGLGTLGVSLSPCSVPGCLPSFDLPPGDMELGLGIHGEPGIKRSKVASADEVVKIMIDHMTNPASQSHLPLKSGDGVVLCVNNLGALSYLEMAVVTRASIVCLESRGVVVARVMSGTFMTSLEMAGVSLTLMRADKETLRLFDAKTSAPAWPNLSSVCVSGRSCIADPPVMSTRPQDGTHSEGPLSPLMKKALVKVCATLLEKQEELNSLDRASGDGDCGNTHAQAAKAIQEWLQDHVVPGCPGQLLSVLAGLVQEKMGGSSGALYSLFLTAAASHVTEGRSHAAAWASAMHAGAEAMRRYGGADPGDRTMLDALCPAVDELMKLTTAPPAAQMGVLQAAVQEAASGAEATRLLQARAGRASYIAADRVTLPDPGAVAVAAILKAVVETLEGQK from the exons ATGCAG GCTCAGAAGAAGTTGATCAACTCTGTGGATGGCTGTGTGGACGAGGCTCTCTGTGGCCTTGTTAGGGCCTCTGGGGGCCTGTCGCTACTGAAGGGCCACAGAGTTGTGCTCCGCTCAGACTTGGACAACCTGAAGGGCAAAGTGGCCCTGCTGTCCGGAGGGGGATCAGGACACGAGCCGGCACACGGGG GTTACATCGGCCCTGGGATGTTGTCCGCAGCTGTGGCGGGAGGAGTGTTTGCATCGCCGCCTCCCACCAGCATCCTGGCTGCCGTTCTCTCCTTGCACAATGCAG GGGCCTCTGGGGTCCTTCTCATCGTTAAGAACTACACTGGTGACCGGCTTAACTTTGGACTGGCTGCGGAGCAAGCCCGTAACCAGGGCATCGCTGTTGACATGGTGATAGTCGCAGAGGACTGCGCCTTTGACCAACCCAGTAAGGCTGGAAGAAGAGGCTTGTGTGGCACAATCTTCATACACAAG CTAGCAGGTGCCCTGGCAGAAGAAGGCTGCTCATTGGTCCAGATCGTTTCCAAGGTGACAGAGGTGTTGAAGGGGCTTG GCACGCTGGGGGTCAGTCTGTCTCCGTGCAGCGTTCCAGGCTGCCTGCCTTCATTTGACCTGCCCCCGGGAGACATGGAGCTGGGACTAG GAATCCACGGGGAACCAGGAATCAAGAGATCAAAA GTGGCATCCGCTGATGAGGTGGTGAAGATCATGATAGATCACATGACCAACCCAGCCAGCCAATCGCATCTGCCCCTGAAATCAG GCGACGGCGTTGTTTTGTGCGTGAACAACCTCGGAGCTCTGTCATACCTGGAGATGGCAGTGGTTACAAGAGCGTCCATCGTCTGCCTGG AAAGCCGTGGGGTGGTGGTTGCCAGGGTGATGTCCGGGACGTTCATGACATCACTGGAGATGGCAGGAGTCTCGCTGACTCTGATGAGAGCGGACAAAGAAACACTGAGACTGTTCG ATGCTAAGACAAGCGCACCCGCCTGGCCGAAcctcagcagtgtgtgtgtgagcggacGCAGTTGCATCGCAGACCCTCCAGTCATGAGCACACGGCCGCAGGACGGCACACACTCGGAAG GACCCTTGAGTCCTTTGATGAAGAAAGCATTGGTCAAGGTTTGTGCCACCCTACTGGAAAAGCAGGAGGAACTCAACTCTCTGGACCGTGCTTCTGGGGACGGAGACTGCGGTAACACTCACGCTCAGGCTGCCAAAG CCATTCAGGAGTGGCTCCAGGATCATGTGGTCCCTGGTTGCCCCGGGCAACTGCTTTCGGTCCTTGCTGGATTGGTGCAGGAGAAGATGGGCGGGTCCTCTGGAGCG CTGTACAGTCTGTTCCTCACTGCAGCGGCTAGTCATGTGACTGAGGGGCGGAGCCATGCCGCGGCTTGGGCCAGTGCAATGCATGCTGGGGCAGAAGCCATGAGAAG ATACGGAGGCGCAGACCCTGGAGACAGAACAATG TTGGATGCTTTGTGTCCTGCTGTGGATGAGCTCATGAAACTgactacagcgccacctgctgcacAGATGGGTGTCCTACAGGCTGCGGTGCAG GAAGCAGCTTCAGGGGCGGAGGCGACCCGTCTCCTCCAAGCCAGAGCTGGGCGAGCGAGCTACATCGCC